In the Arthrobacter sp. CDRTa11 genome, GAAGGCACGCCGGAGAATGGCGCGCTGTTCGTCAAAGCGCTTGTCATCTCCGAAGTTGTGCCACAGGCCCAGCGAGATGGCCGGGAGCTTCAGTCCGCTGCGGCCGACGCGGCGGTAGGGCATGGATTCATAGCGGTTCTCCGCAGCAGAATAAGTCATACGTTCTATCCTGCCAGTTGTGATCCGCGCTACACGTCCATGGCGAAGTGTTACGCCGCGGGCTGATAAGACAGCCCGCGGCATGGAACTAGCCCTTCAGGATGGCAGCACTCCAGGCAGGCAAGGTGACCGCCCCGCCTTCCTGTTTCGTGGCGTCATCCGTGGCGAGGAGCATCAATCCGGATGCATCCTCAAGGCGGATCTCCTCCTCGGAGAAGTTCAGCAGCACTTCCACGGCCCCGCGCCGAAAACGCAGCCAGCCGTCGTCGTTACTGAACGCCACCTCGGTGTCGGTGAACCCCAGCCCTGCCAGATCCGGGTTCCCGCGGCGTAAGGCCGTAAGGGATCGGTAAAGCTCCAAAAGCCGTGCGTGCCGGCCCCCGGAAGCCTCCGCCCAGTTCAGCTTTGAGCGCCGGAACGTTTCCGGATCCTGTGGATCGGGCACGACGGCGGGATCCCAGCCCATCCGTTCGAACTCACGGATCCTGCCTTCCGCCGTCGCCTTGCCCAGCTCCGGTTCCGGGTGGGAGGTAAAGAACTGCCATGGTGTGGAGGCGCCGAATTCCTCACCCATAAACAGCATGGGAGTAAAGGGAGAGGTCAGGGTCAGCACCGCGGCGACAGCCAGTTGGCCGTAGTGCAGCGACTGGGAAAGCCTGTCCCCCGTGGCCCTGTTGCCAATTTGGTCGTGGTTCTGGTTGCAGACCACCAGCGCTTCGGGGCGAACCAGTGCGGTGTTGATGGGCCGTCCGTGGTGGCGGCCGCGGAAACTGGAGTAGCTGCCGTCGTGCAGGAACCCGTCCTTGAGGACTTTGGCGAGGACCCCCAAGGACGCGAAATCGCCGTAGTAGCCGGTGGTTTCGCCGCTGACATTAACGTGGACGGCATGGTGGAAGTCATCGCTCCACTGCCCTGCCAAGCCGTAGCCATTGACGTTGCGCGGGTAGATCAGGCGCGGATTGTTCAGGTCCGATTCAGCGATCAGTGTCTTGGGCAGGCCGGTTTCCGCGGAAATGGCATCCCCGAGGGCCCCCAGTTCCTCAAGGAGGTGCACGGCGCGCTCGTCCCGCAGGGCATGGACAGCATCCAGGCGCAGTCCGTCCACGTGGTAGTCCCTCAGCCACAGCGCCGCGTTGTCCAGGATGTATTCACGGACCACGTCGGAGCCGGGGCCGTCCAGGTTGACGGAGTCGCCCCAGGTGTTGGCGTCACCCTGTTTCAGGTACGGGCCATAACGGGCCAAGTAGTTGCCGCTGGGCCCGAGGTGGTTGTAAACAACGTCCTGGATAACGCCCATACCGGCAGCGTGGGTGGCGTCCACAAACCTCTGGTAGGCAGCCGGACCGCCGTAGCCTTCATGGACCGCAAACCACTGAACGCCGTCGTAGCCCCAGTTGTGCGTTCCGTTGAACCCGTTGACGGGCAGAAGTTCCACGAACTCGATGCCCAGGTCCGCCAGGTAGCCAAGCTTTTCGGCAGCGGCGTCCAGTGTGCCTTCCGGAGTGAATGTACCCACATGAAGCTCGTAAATGACTGCTCCGCGCAACTCCTTGCCCTGCCAGCCGGCGTCTTGCCAGGCATGGGCAGCGGGCCCGTAGGTCCGGGACAACGCGTGGACACCGTCCGGGAGGCGGCGTGAGCGCGGGTCCGGCAACGGCTGAGGGTCGTCATCCAGCAGGTAGCCGTAGTCAACATCCCCGTCCACGGGAGCGGACTCAGCGGCCCACCAGCCCTCAGCTCCGGGACCACGCTCCACCCTCGCCATCGGATAGTGTTGCCCGCCGGCCAACAGGGTGACTGACTCCGCTCTGGGCGCCCAGACGTCAAAGCGGCCGGGGCCATTGTGGACCAGACTCATGATTCGGCTCCCTTCACGGGTACAAGCAGCGCCACAGGGTAGGTCCGGAGGATGTCCGCCACGGGAACGGACCCGGGCCCAAGGATGTTGCCCGTAAGTTCGTCGCGCAGGTGGATGGAAAGTTCGACGGCGGTGTCCCGCCACCCGCCGCCCTGCTCCAGTCCAAAGGGAAGCCTTGTGGCTACGGTAACGGCGCCGGCCCCGGAACCGCGCTCGAACGCCAGCAGATGTTCTGCCGCTGCTCCGGAAGCCTGCACGGGACGGTAGCCCTGGAACAGCTCTGGCCGGTCACGGCGCAGGCGGAGCGCCCGTGAGGTGACCAGCAGCTTACTGGCCTCCGCGCCGGGAGCCGGCAGTGATCCGCCGTCGATCCGGGCCAGTTCGTCCTCCCGGCGCTGAAAGTCGACCGGGCGCCGGTTATCGGGGTCGGTCAGCGACCGGTCCCAGAACTCTGTGCCTTGGTAAACGTCAGGAACGCCGGGCATGGTCAGCTGGATCAGTTTGGCGGACAGGGAGTTCGAGGCGGCAAAGGAATCCGTGCTTGCCACAAAACCCTCAATCACCGCGGCTACGCGCGGATCGTCGAAGGCGGCGTCAACGGCCGCCCTGACGGTTGCTTCGAAGTGCTCGTCCGGGTCCGTCCACGTGGTGGAGTTGCCGGCCTCCCGGGCAGCTTTTTGTGCGTAGCCCTGCAACCGTTCCCTGCTGCCGGGCCAGGCACCGATCACTGCCTGCCACAGGAGGTTAGCAAAGGGGCCGTCGGGAACCGGCGCGAGTTCCTGAAGCGTTTTGACGGCTGCCGTCCACTTGTCAGGTACCTCGGCGATCACCGAGATCCGGGCCCGGGCGTCCTCACTGCGCTTGGTGTCATGGGTGGACAGTGTGGTCATGGATTCCGGCAGCTCTTCGGCGCGCCGGAGCATCCGCTGGTGGAATTCCTCGGGTGCCACAGCAAACTCAGTTGGTTCTGCCCCTACTTCAGTCAGTGTGCCCAGCCGCGTGTAGCGGTAGAACGCCGTGTCCTCCACGCCCTTCGCCATCACCATGCCGGAGGTCTGCTGAAAGCGCACGGCTATGGGCAGGCTGGGGTCCAGGAGGAGGGGCAGCAGTGTTCCAACGGCGACCTCCAGATCCGGACGGCGTGCCGCCGCCGACTCGCAGGCTTCTTTGAGGACTTCGGCGCCGGTAGGCAGGTAACTCCGGTAAACGGGGAACGCGGCGATGATTTCCGCGATGGCGTCGGCTGCCTGGTCTTCCGGCAGCCCGTACGACGGCGGAACCAACCGGGCCAGCCGCAGCACCTCGGCGCGCAGGATGCCGTCGGCAATCATCCGTTTGGTGCCGTGGATCATGGTGGCGTAGTCGGCCGGGCGGTCACTGCCGCGAAGGCTGGCATCCAGGGCGTCCAGGGCCGGCTGGCCGGCCGGATCAACCAGGATTCGGTCAACGTCAGCCAGGGCGTCGTAGCCCGTTGTTCCCTCACACGCGAAGTCTCCAGGAAGGACCTCACCCGGCTCGAGGATCTTTTCCACGAGTACGTAGGCGCCGCCCGTGAGGTCCTTGAGCCAACGCAGGTAACCGGCAGGATCCGCCAGGCCGTCCGGGTGGTCCACGCGTAGTCCGTCCACCAGCCCCTCGCGGAACCAGCGGGCAACCTCGGCGTGCGCTTCATCGAAGACCTGCGGGACTTCCACGCGTATCCCGGCAAGAGTGGTGACAGCGAAGAAGCGGCGGTAGTTGAGCTCGGCATTCGCTCGCCGCCAGTCCATCAGCTGGTAGTGCTGCCGGTCGTGAACCGCGGCCGCCGAATCACCTTCGGCACAGGTTCCTTCGGCGAGCGGAAAGCGGTGGTCGTAGTAGCGCAGTTCGCCGTCCTTGACCTCAAGCTTGTCCAGGTCGTCATCCGAGCCCAGCACGGGAAGGCGGATCTTCCCGCCGCCGAAGTCCCAGTCGACGTCGAACGCCTCGGCGTAACGGGAGCCGCGGCCTTCCTTCAGCAGCGACCACCACCAGGGGTTCTGCGGCGGGGACGCCACCCCCACGTGGTTGGGGACGATATCCACGAGGACGCCCATGCCGTGCTCACGTGCGGCCTTTGAGAGGGCAAGGAGGCCCTCCGGCCCTCCGCGCTCCGGATCCACCGAGGATGGATCGGTGACATCGTAGCCGTGGTCGGACCCCTGCTCGGCCGTCAGGATGGGAGACAGGTAAAGCCAGTCAACCCCGAGTGATTTCAGGTACGGCACCCTGTCCGCGGCGTCAAAGAGCGTGAAGCTGCGGCGGATCTGCAGCCGGTACGTCGAAGCCGGTACCCTCATTTTGCCGATTCCCTTCGTGGACCCACTTTCGTGGTCTTCCCCGGCTCAGCCACCATGGGTGTGCTGAAAGCCTCGGTCTCACTGGTGGATGTCTGCGTCAACGCTGCAAGCGATGCCGCCACCGAGTGGTCCGGCTCGGTTTCCGGCACGCTATGGGCGCGGAGGACAACGAGGGATTTCGCGTCAACGCGCAGTGACTGGCCCGCGTTCACAGGATCGGTGTCAGCGTGGTGCCCGGCGGTGTCAATGATGATGTCCCAGGCCGGCGCGTACTCGTCGGCCGGAAGCGTGAACTTAACCATGTCGACGTGGGCGTTGAAGTAGAGCAGGAAGTTGACGTCCGTAATCCTGCGGCCGCGGGTGTCCTTGCCCTGGATGCCGTTGCCATTCAGGAAGACGCCCACCGAGCGTCCAAAACCGCTATGCCAGTCCTCCGGTTTCATGGTTTCGCCGTCGAGGTCCAGCCAGACGATGTCCGGCAGCCGCTCGCCTTCGCCTCTCAGGACAGGTCGTCCGTCGAAGAACCGGCTCCGGCGGAAGGTGGGGTGCTTGGCGCGAAGGGCGTTGACGGCGGCCGTGAACTCAACAAGCGGCTGGTCGATGTTGTCCCAGTTGACCCAGGTCAGTTCCGAGTCCTGGCAGTAGCCGTTGTTGTTGCCCTGCTGGGTGCGGCCAAGCTCGTCGCCGTGCAGCAGCATGGGCACGCCCTGGGAGAGCAGCAGCGACGCGATGAAGTTCCGCTGCTGGCGGGCCCGCAGGCCCAGGACTGCGGGATCATCAGTGGGTCCTTCCACCCCGCAGTTCCAGGACCGGTTGTGGGATTCGCCGTCGTTGTTGCCCTCGCCGTTCGCCTCGTTGTGCTTCTCGTTGTAGGACACCAGGTCCGCCAGGGTGAAGCCGTCATGGGCGGTGACAAAGTTGATGGATGCCACGGGACGGCGGCCGGAGTGCTCGTAGAGATCTGCCGATCCGGTGATCCGCGACGCGAACTCGCCCAGGGTGGCGGGTTCACCGCGCCAGAAGTCCCGGACCGTGTCCCGGTACTTGCCGTTCCATTCCGTCCACTGCGGCGGGAAGTTGCCCACCTGGTAGCCGCCGGGCCCGACATCCCACGGCTCGGCAATGAGCTTGACCTGGGATACCACCGGATCCTGCTGGATAAGTTCGAAGAACGTGGACAGCTTGTCGACGTCGTAGAATTCGCGGGCCAGCGTGGAGGCGAGGTCAAAGCGGAACCCGTCCACATGCATTTCGGTGACCCAGTAGCGCAGCGAGTCCATCAGGAGCTGGAGGGAGTGCGGCTGGCGGACGTTGAGCGAATTGCCGGTGCCGGTGTAGTCCATGTAGTGCTTCTGGTCGCCCTCCATCAGCCGGTAGTAGGCGGCGTTGTCGATGCCCTTGAAGGAGAGGGTGGGGCCGAGGTGGTTTCCTTCCGCCGTGTGGTTGTACACCACGTCCAGGATGACCTCGATCCCGGCGCGGTGCAGCGAGCGCACCATGGCTTTGAAGTCCTGGACCTGCTGGCCGGTGTCACCTGTGGAGCTGTAGGTGTTCTGCGGGGCGAAGAATCCGATGGTGTTATAGCCCCAGTAGTTGTTCAGGCCCTTGTCCTGAAGTGTCCCGTCATTGACGAACTGGTGCACCGGCATCAGTTCGATGGCGGTAATGCCCAGCTTCTGCAGGTGCGAGATGACCGAGGGGTGTGCCACGCCGGCATAGGTACCGCGCTGCTCCTCCGGGATTTCGGGGTGAAGCTGCGTCAGGCCTTTGACATGAGCCTCGTAGATAACGGACTTGTGGTACGGCACCCGCAGGTTGTGGTCGCCGTCCCAGTCAAAGAACGGGTTGATGACCACGCCCAGCATCATGTGCGGGGCGGAGTCCTCATTGTTGATGGAGTCAGGTTCGCCAAGGTTGTAGGAGAAAAGAGACGGGTCCCAGTCCACCTGTCCATGCACGGCCTTGGCATAGGGATCCAGAAGGAGTTTGTTGGGGTTGAACCTGTTGCCGGAGGCGGGGTCGTAGGGCCCATGGACGCGGTAGCCGTACTTCTGGCCGGGCTGGACCTGGGGAATGTAGCAGTGCCACACGTAGCCGTCCACTTCGTCCAGCTCGTAGCGCGTCTCCACTCCGTCATCGTCAAAGAGGCACAGTTCCACTTTCTCTGCGCGTTCGCTGAACAGGGCGAAGTTGGTGCCTGTCCCGTCAAAAGTGGCGCCAAGCGGATAAGCCGATCCGGGCCAGATTTCCATGCGTTCTCCTCGTCGTCGTTCGGCCGGCAGGGCGTCCAAAGCCACCCCCTGCCGGTAAAGAACCTATTGCTACCGTAGCGGGTGGGTGTGACTCTTACGATTTCACCACCGAATTGCTAAGCCTGCTTACTTTACCCCAAACCTCCGGCAGGGCGTCCGCAATCCGGCCTGCCGTCAGCGGTCCGCCGGCGGCTGCAGCCGCTCCAGCCAAGCCGTGCAGGCTCGCTGCGAGCGCGGCAATGGCCGCCCAGCGTTCCTCCGGATCGATGCCCGCATCACTGAAGCGCCCGACGTCGGAACCCGCCTGTGCGAGCAGCGCACCGATGATTCCGGCCAGGACGTCGCCGCTGCCGGCGGTGGCGAGCCAGGGCGTACCGTCTGCCTGGCTGTAGGCGTCCTGGAAGGGGGACGCAACGAGTGTCGCCGCACCCTTGAGGAGGACGGTGGCCTCGGTCAGCACCGCGGCGTGGCGGACAGCTTCCAGCGTGCGGGCTTCGACGGCGGCGCGGTCAGGAAAAGGAGCGCCGGAGCCGTCAGAATGGCCACGGAGCCTTTGCAGCAGTGCCGCGAGTTCGCCCGCATGCGGGGTCAGCACTACCTGGGGTGCCATTACGTCGGGCAGGACCGGAAGCGCGCCGGCGTCGGCAATCGTGGGCAATCCGGAGTCCACGGCGTCCCGCGCGCGCTGAAGCTGTTCGTCGTCGCCGGGACCCATTCCTGAACCCACCAGCCAGGCCTGGACGTGCGTCTCTGCCACAGAGCCCGTGCCGCACACCACCTCGGGGCAGGACTGCCGGATGAGGTCAGCCACCTCGGGCGGGCCCAGGTAGCGGACCATGCCCACGCCTGCTGCCAGGGCTCCGCGGCATGCCAGCACCGCGGCCCCAGGATAGTCCGCGGATCCCGCCACCACACCCAGCACACCTCGGGAATACTTGTGTGAGCGTCTTCCCGGCTGAGGCAGCAAACGGGAGAGGTCCGCGGCATCGAACCTGCGCAGGGCAGGCCATGGCAGGTTCTCCTCTATGCCAATGGGCACCACCTGGACGCGGCCTGAGTGGCCCGCTCCGGGGTCGGCCAGCAGTCCGGCCTTGGCGCCGCCGAAGGTCACCGTGACGTCAGCCGGCAGGACGGGAGGTTGGGCTTCCCCGGTGTCCGCATCGACTCCGCTGGGTACGTCACAGGCAGCCACCAGCTGTCCGGACCCACTCGGCAGTCCGGCCGCCAGAAGCGCCTCCACCAGGGCCGCGGCGGGTCCACGCAGGCCGCCTTTGGCGCCGGTACCCAGCACAGCATCAATCACGACGTCGGCGCGCGCCACCTCCGCGGCCAACTCACTGACGCTGGCGTCAGTGAGTAGGTGCACCCTGCCGCCCGCACGCTGAAAGGCAGCAAGGGCTTCCGGGTGCGCAGTCGCCGAGGTGAGCACCGCCGTCGTCCGCATTCCGCGGGCAGCGAGGAAGGCGGCCGCAAAGAGGCCGTCTCCGCCGTTGTTGCCCTTGCCGGCCAGTACGGCGACGTGGCAGCCGTACAACCGCCGCCCCCTGGCCCGCAATTCACGGACCACTGCGTTGGCGAGCCCGTGGGAAGCCCGTTGCATCAGGACAGCGCCCATGCCGGCAGCAAGGAAGGGCTCTTCGGCCGCCCTGATCTGGGTTCCGGTGTAGGCGCTGATCATGATGTCAGGTCCGCGGCAGGATCAGTGCGCGGACTCAGCCCTCGGCCAGAACCGTGGCAGTAGCAACTCCGCCGTCATGGCTCATGGACAGGTGCCAGCGCTTAACACCTTTGGCCTCGGCTACGGCCAGGACGGTGCCCTTGACCTGGACAGTGGGCCCATTGTGGTCAAGGCCGATCCAGCAGTCCTGCCAGTTCATGCCGGCGGGTGCGCCCAAAACCTTGGCTACCGCCTCCTTGGCAGCAAACCGCGCGGCCAGGGACCGGGTGTTCAACTCCCGCTCGGCGGGTACAAACAGCCGGTCCCGGAGCCCCGGGGTCCGCTCCAACTGGCGGCCGAACCGCTCGATGTCTACAACGTCTACGCCAATGCCAACAATCATTGGGCTATTCTACGGTCACGCTCTTGGCCAGGTTGCGAGGCTGGTCCACGTCGTAGCCCTTGGCCGAGGCGAGTTCCAGGGCGAAGATCTGCAGCGGCACGGTGGCCAGCAGCGGTGCGAGCAGCGTGGGCGTCTCCGGAATGTAGAAGACGTGCTCGGCGTAGGCCTTGACCGCTTCGTCCCCCTCTTCGGCGATGACGATGGTCTTGGCACCGCGGGCCCGGACTTCCTGGATGTTGGAGACCACCTTGGCGTGCAGGGAATCGCGGCCGCGCGGGGACGGGACCACCACGAATACGGGCTGGCCTTCCTCGATCAGCGCGATGGGTCCGTGCTTCAGCTCCCCGGCGGCAAACCCTTCGGCATGGATGTAGGCGAGCTCCTTGAGCTTCAAGGCCCCTTCCATGGCAACCGGGAAGCCAACGTGGCGGCCCAGGAAGAGCACAGACTTGGCATCGGCCATGGACCTGCCCAGTTCCTTGATCGGGCCCGCGTTGTCCAGGATGGTTTGGATCTTGGCGGGGATCTTGCCCAGGTCCGCCAGGATGTCCTTGATTTCCCCCTGGAACACGTTGCCCCGCAGTTGGGCGAGGTAGAGCCCCAGCAGGTAAGCGGCGGTAATCTGCGCCAGGAATGCCTTGGTGGACGCCACCGCGATCTCGGGGCCGGCGTGGGTGTACAGCACGGCGTCGGATTCACGGGGGATGGTGGAGCCGTTGGTGTTGCAGATGGACAGGGTCTTGGCGCCCTGTTCCTTCGCGTAGCGGACAGCCATCAGCGTGTCCATGGTCTCCCCCGACTGGGAGATGGAGACCACCAGCGTGTGCGCGTCCACGATCGGGTCCCGGTAACGGAACTCGTGGGAGAGCTCCACTTCGGTGGCAATCCGGCACCAGCGTTCGATGGCGTACTTGGCCACCTGGCCGGCATAGGCCGACGTGCCGCAGGCCAGCACAATGATCTTGTTGACGTTCTTGAGCTCGGCGGGGTCGATCCGGAGCTCGTCCAGGGTCAGCTTGCCGTTGATGTCCGAACGCCCCAGCAGGGTCTGCCCCACGGCGTCGGGCTGGTCATGGATTTCCTTCTCCATAAAGGAGCCATAGCCGCCCTTTTCAGCGGATTCCGGATCCCAGTCAACGAAGTATTCCTTGCCCTTGGCCGGAGCACCGTAGAAGTCAGTGATCTCCACCTCGTCCGCGGTGATGGTGACAATCTGGTCCTGGCCCAGCTCCACGGCCCGGCGGGTGTAGTCAATGAAGCCGGAAACGTCCGAACCCAGGAAGTTCTCGCCGTCGCCCAGGCCAACCACCAGGGGCGAGTTGCGGCGGGCGGCAACCACCACATCGGGCTGGTCGGCGTGCACGGCCAGCAGGGTGAAAGCGCCCTCAAGGCGCTGGCAGGCCAGCTGCATGGCTTTCGTCAGGCCGCCGTCGCTCACGTCACCGTTGAGCTTGGTGCGGAAAATATCGCCCAGCAGCGCCGCGGCGACCTCGGTGTCTGTTTCGGATGCGAATGTGACGCCACTGGCCAGCAGTTCGCTCTTGAGCTCGGCGAAGTTCTCAATGATGCCGTTGTGAATCAGGGCCAGCTTGCCGCCGTCGGACAGGTGCGGGTGCGCGTTCTGGTCCGTGGGTCCGCCGTGCGTTGCCCAGCGGGTGTGGCCGATGCCGGTGGAGGTCTCGGGCAGCGGGCGCTCTTCCAGTTCGGTGAGCAGGTTGCTGAGTTTGCCCGACTTCTTCCGGGAGGAAATCATCCCGTCCGAGATCACGGCAACTCCAGCAGAGTCATAGCCCCTGTACTCCAGGCGGCGCAATCCTTCAAGGACCACATCCAGCGCATTGTGACCGACGTTCCCGCGGCCGTTCGAATGGCCTACATATCCCACGATTCCACACATAGGGTCAAGCCTATCCGGAGCCGCGTTCAGTTCTAAACTGAACTCACAGCTTCAGGACGCCCACCGCACCCAAAAACGCCGCCAGCGCAGCGACCGGTGGCGTCCCGCATTTCGCTCTCAGCCGCGTGAGGGGCAGAATCTCTAAAGTGACTTTGCAACGCAATGAAGCGAACGGCGAGGGTGTCTCCCCGTTCGTCGAGCTGGACCGGCAAACGTGGTCCCGGCTCGCAGCCCAGATGGAACAGCCTCTTAACGAAGAGGACATTGTCCGTCTGCGCGGCCTCGGCGATCCCCTGGACATGACCGAGATCCGTGAGGTCTATCTCCCGCTCTCCAGGCTCCTCCACCTTTATGTCGAGGCCTCCCACCAGCTTCATTCCGCCACCACCACCTTCCTGGGCGAAAAGACGCAGCGCACACCTTTTGTGATCGGTGTGGCCGGATCAGTTGCCGTGGGCAAGTCCACCATTGCCCGCGTTCTGCGGGAGATGCTGCGCCGCTGGCCCGGCACGCCCAACGTGGAACTGATCACGACAGACGGTTTCCTGTATCCCCTGGCAGAGCTCAAGCGGCGCCAGTTGCTGGAACGCAAAGGGTTTCCGGAGTCCTATGACCGCCGGGCGCTGCTTCGGTTCGTGAGCGAGATTAAGAGCGGAGCCGAAGAAGTGCGGGCCCCGTGGTACTCCCACGTCACCTACGACATCGTTCCGGGCAAGGAGGTGGTGGTCCGCAGGCCTGATGTCCTGATCGTGGAAGGCCTGAACGTGCTGGCTCCTGCGCGCCCCCGCCATGACGGTAAACAGGGTTTGGCGTTGAGCGACTTCTTCGACTTCTCCATCTATGTCGATGCCCCGACGTCCTACATCGAGGAGTGGTACGTGGACCGCTTCCGCAAACTCCGCAGCACCGCGTTCGCGCAGCCCGAGTCCTATTTCCACCGCTATGCCACCCTGTCGGATGAGGAGGCGGAGACCACCGCCCGCGACATTTGGAAGCGCATCAACGAGCCCAACCTGGAGGAGAACGTGCTGCCTACCCGTGGACGCGCCCAGCTGGTGCTGTCCAAGGACGCCGACCACTCCATCCGCCGCATGCTGCTGCGGAAGGTCTAGAACGGCATGTGCCACGACTGCGCCTCCGGCCAGGCAAACACCGGGCCCAACACATCGGCTGTCAGCAGCCGGCGCAGTTTTACGCGATTTCTCGCTACCGGTGCAGGGCTGACTGTCCTGGCAGCGTGCACGCCGGATCCCGCAGGTCCGGTCACGCCGTCGTCGTCCACTTCCGCTGCCTCCTCGTCCGCCGCGTCAACCTCGTCCCCCTCCCCCTCGTCCCCCTCCCCCGTAGCTCTTGCAACGGTGGAAAGCCCGACGCCGGCTGAGCCCGTCCCCGCGCATGCTCCCGCACCGCCGTCGGCAGCTGCCGCCCTGCCCCGCCAGTTTTCGCTGACAGATCCGGCCAGTCCCTGGCTGGTGGTGAACAAGCACCGCCCACTAGCTCCCGCCGACTACGTTCCGGCGGATCTGGTGCAGCCCAACGTCCCCCTGGCGGTAACAGGTGAAGCAGCCTTGCTGAACAGCACGACGGCGGCCGCCGCGGAGGCGATGTTCGCCGCCGCCGCGAGGGAAGGGGTTGTTCTGACCCTGGCGAGCGGCTACCGCTCGTACGGGACGCAGGTGGCCACCTATAACGGCTACGTGGCGGCGCGGGGGCAGGCTGACGCGGACACCGCGAGCGCCCGGCCGGGCTACTCGGAGCACCAGACCGGGTGGTCCTTTGACATCGGCGACGGCGGCGGCGCATGCAGCTTCCAGCCCTGCTTTGCCGATCAGCCGGCCGCGGTGTGGGCCAAGGCGCACGGCCACCGCTTCGGTTTCGTGGTCAGGTACCCCTGGATGTTCCACCCGATCACCGGGTACTACTACGAGCCCTGGCATCTGAGGTTCATCGGCGTGGAGGCCGCCACGGACATGGCGAACCGCGGCATCAGCACGGTGGAAGAGTATTTCGGCGTGGAAGCCGCTCCGGGGTATCCCTAGGGCTGTAGGGGCTGACTGCCCTTGGCTATCCAGGAATTCACAGCCCCGTCATCTGCCCTTACACGGGTGGGCTAACGTGGTGGGCATGCTGACTGGATTCAAGAATTTCATTATGAAAGGCAACGTCGTTGACCTTGCCGTAGCCGTTGTGATGGGCGCCGCGTTCAGCGCCGTTGTCACATCAATTGTCGAAGGGCTGCTCACGCCGCTGATTGGCCGCCTCTTTAGCGCCAAGGGCATGGAGGAAATGCAGTGGGAGGGATTCATGTACGGGTCCGTCATCTCCTCCATCATTTCGTTCCTGCTGGTGGCGGCCTCCATTTACTTTGTGGTGGTGCTGCCCATGAACCACATGATCGAGCTGCGTAACCGCAAGCTCGGAATCAATAAGGACGTCAAGGAAGAAGCGGCGGAAGATCCCCAGATCGCCCTGCTCACCGAAATCCGGGATGCCCTTCAGCGCACTCCCACTTCCTAAAACGAGCACAAAGGAATGGCCCGCCTCCGGTGAATTGCTCCCCGGATGCGGGCCATCTTTTCTTGGTTCCTGTCAGTCGGTAACGAGCTCCAGGGCGAGCTCCGTCCGGACGATCTCGGCAAGGCGTTCGGCGATGGCTTCGGCCGTGGATTCGTCGCCCGCCTCCACCATGACGCGTACAACCGGCTCAGTGCCGGATGGACGAAGAAGCACCCGCCCCGTCTCCCCCAGCTCGGCTTCAGCGGCAGCCACAGCCTGGGCCAGCGCTTCGGTGCTGTGCACGCGGCTTCGGTCCACTCCCCGGACATTGATGAGCACCTGCGGGAGCTTGGTCATAACGGTGGCCAGCTGCTTGAGCGGCCGGCCTGTCATGGCGATCTGCGCCGCCAGTTGCAGGCCGGTAAGGACCCCGTCGCCGGTAGTGGCATGGTCGGCAAAAATTACATGGCCGGACTGTTCACCGCCAAGGTTAAAGCCGCCGCTGCGCATCTCCTCCAAGACGTAGCGGTCCCCCACGGCCGTTTCACGGATGCTGATGCCTGCTGTCCGGAGGGCGATCTTCAGGCCAAGGTT is a window encoding:
- the treZ gene encoding malto-oligosyltrehalose trehalohydrolase; amino-acid sequence: MSLVHNGPGRFDVWAPRAESVTLLAGGQHYPMARVERGPGAEGWWAAESAPVDGDVDYGYLLDDDPQPLPDPRSRRLPDGVHALSRTYGPAAHAWQDAGWQGKELRGAVIYELHVGTFTPEGTLDAAAEKLGYLADLGIEFVELLPVNGFNGTHNWGYDGVQWFAVHEGYGGPAAYQRFVDATHAAGMGVIQDVVYNHLGPSGNYLARYGPYLKQGDANTWGDSVNLDGPGSDVVREYILDNAALWLRDYHVDGLRLDAVHALRDERAVHLLEELGALGDAISAETGLPKTLIAESDLNNPRLIYPRNVNGYGLAGQWSDDFHHAVHVNVSGETTGYYGDFASLGVLAKVLKDGFLHDGSYSSFRGRHHGRPINTALVRPEALVVCNQNHDQIGNRATGDRLSQSLHYGQLAVAAVLTLTSPFTPMLFMGEEFGASTPWQFFTSHPEPELGKATAEGRIREFERMGWDPAVVPDPQDPETFRRSKLNWAEASGGRHARLLELYRSLTALRRGNPDLAGLGFTDTEVAFSNDDGWLRFRRGAVEVLLNFSEEEIRLEDASGLMLLATDDATKQEGGAVTLPAWSAAILKG
- the treY gene encoding malto-oligosyltrehalose synthase, yielding MRVPASTYRLQIRRSFTLFDAADRVPYLKSLGVDWLYLSPILTAEQGSDHGYDVTDPSSVDPERGGPEGLLALSKAAREHGMGVLVDIVPNHVGVASPPQNPWWWSLLKEGRGSRYAEAFDVDWDFGGGKIRLPVLGSDDDLDKLEVKDGELRYYDHRFPLAEGTCAEGDSAAAVHDRQHYQLMDWRRANAELNYRRFFAVTTLAGIRVEVPQVFDEAHAEVARWFREGLVDGLRVDHPDGLADPAGYLRWLKDLTGGAYVLVEKILEPGEVLPGDFACEGTTGYDALADVDRILVDPAGQPALDALDASLRGSDRPADYATMIHGTKRMIADGILRAEVLRLARLVPPSYGLPEDQAADAIAEIIAAFPVYRSYLPTGAEVLKEACESAAARRPDLEVAVGTLLPLLLDPSLPIAVRFQQTSGMVMAKGVEDTAFYRYTRLGTLTEVGAEPTEFAVAPEEFHQRMLRRAEELPESMTTLSTHDTKRSEDARARISVIAEVPDKWTAAVKTLQELAPVPDGPFANLLWQAVIGAWPGSRERLQGYAQKAAREAGNSTTWTDPDEHFEATVRAAVDAAFDDPRVAAVIEGFVASTDSFAASNSLSAKLIQLTMPGVPDVYQGTEFWDRSLTDPDNRRPVDFQRREDELARIDGGSLPAPGAEASKLLVTSRALRLRRDRPELFQGYRPVQASGAAAEHLLAFERGSGAGAVTVATRLPFGLEQGGGWRDTAVELSIHLRDELTGNILGPGSVPVADILRTYPVALLVPVKGAES
- the glgX gene encoding glycogen debranching protein GlgX; the protein is MEIWPGSAYPLGATFDGTGTNFALFSERAEKVELCLFDDDGVETRYELDEVDGYVWHCYIPQVQPGQKYGYRVHGPYDPASGNRFNPNKLLLDPYAKAVHGQVDWDPSLFSYNLGEPDSINNEDSAPHMMLGVVINPFFDWDGDHNLRVPYHKSVIYEAHVKGLTQLHPEIPEEQRGTYAGVAHPSVISHLQKLGITAIELMPVHQFVNDGTLQDKGLNNYWGYNTIGFFAPQNTYSSTGDTGQQVQDFKAMVRSLHRAGIEVILDVVYNHTAEGNHLGPTLSFKGIDNAAYYRLMEGDQKHYMDYTGTGNSLNVRQPHSLQLLMDSLRYWVTEMHVDGFRFDLASTLAREFYDVDKLSTFFELIQQDPVVSQVKLIAEPWDVGPGGYQVGNFPPQWTEWNGKYRDTVRDFWRGEPATLGEFASRITGSADLYEHSGRRPVASINFVTAHDGFTLADLVSYNEKHNEANGEGNNDGESHNRSWNCGVEGPTDDPAVLGLRARQQRNFIASLLLSQGVPMLLHGDELGRTQQGNNNGYCQDSELTWVNWDNIDQPLVEFTAAVNALRAKHPTFRRSRFFDGRPVLRGEGERLPDIVWLDLDGETMKPEDWHSGFGRSVGVFLNGNGIQGKDTRGRRITDVNFLLYFNAHVDMVKFTLPADEYAPAWDIIIDTAGHHADTDPVNAGQSLRVDAKSLVVLRAHSVPETEPDHSVAASLAALTQTSTSETEAFSTPMVAEPGKTTKVGPRRESAK